One Rhizobiales bacterium GAS188 DNA window includes the following coding sequences:
- a CDS encoding purine nucleosidase has translation MRQKIIIDTDPGQDDGVAILLALASPDELELLGVVAVAGNVPLSRTSLNARKVLELAGRGDVPVYAGCARPMCRDLVTAEHVHGPTGLDGPSFPEPIAALQAQHGVDYLIDTFMNLDPQTVTLCMLGPMTNMGMALAKAPEIAKRVKRIVAMGGAYFQVGNITPAAEFNIYVDPEAADVVLRSGIPIVMAPLDLTHQLLVTKARLERFRTFGNKVGVAVADMLSFSQQFDLRKYGWEGAPLHDPSVIAYLLRPELFQGRLINVSVETMSPLTRGMTVADWWQITELPRNVTFLKDPDAEGFFELLHGRLRRLP, from the coding sequence TTGCGACAGAAGATCATCATCGACACCGATCCCGGACAAGATGACGGCGTTGCCATCCTGCTGGCTCTGGCGTCACCCGACGAGCTCGAGCTTCTGGGCGTCGTCGCCGTGGCCGGCAACGTGCCTCTGAGCCGCACCTCCCTGAATGCGCGCAAGGTGCTCGAGCTCGCAGGCCGAGGCGACGTGCCGGTCTATGCCGGCTGCGCCCGCCCCATGTGCCGCGACCTCGTCACCGCCGAGCATGTGCATGGGCCGACCGGGCTCGACGGTCCGTCCTTCCCGGAGCCCATCGCGGCCCTGCAGGCGCAGCATGGCGTTGATTATCTCATCGACACCTTCATGAATTTGGACCCGCAGACGGTCACGCTGTGCATGCTCGGGCCCATGACCAATATGGGCATGGCCCTGGCGAAGGCGCCGGAGATCGCCAAGAGGGTCAAGCGTATCGTGGCGATGGGCGGCGCCTATTTCCAGGTCGGCAACATCACGCCGGCCGCCGAGTTCAATATCTATGTCGACCCGGAGGCCGCCGACGTGGTGCTGCGCAGCGGCATCCCGATCGTCATGGCGCCGCTCGATCTCACCCATCAACTGCTGGTGACAAAGGCGAGGCTCGAACGCTTCCGGACCTTCGGCAACAAGGTCGGCGTCGCGGTCGCCGACATGCTCTCCTTCTCGCAGCAATTCGACTTGAGGAAATATGGCTGGGAGGGAGCCCCGCTGCACGACCCTTCCGTCATCGCCTATCTGTTGCGTCCGGAGCTCTTTCAGGGACGCCTGATCAATGTCTCGGTCGAGACGATGAGCCCGCTCACGCGCGGCATGACGGTCGCCGATTGGTGGCAGATCACCGAGCTGCCCCGCAACGTGACCTTCCTGAAGGATCCCGATGCGGAAGGCTTCTTCGAGCTGCTGCATGGCCGGCTGCGACGCCTGCCCTGA
- a CDS encoding pseudouridine kinase → MSAEDLGQQEQAVLEAITANPFAGQQEIAATLGLARSTVAAHIVQLTQKGYVLGRGYVLPKGKRIVCLGGATVDRKYRAPDLLIAGTSNPVAGHRAFGGVARNVAENLARLEVDVSLISILGDDEAGHAVLRHLHDLGVDASRVVTTREKPTAEYVAVLGPGNGLVFGLADMDIFGLVTTAHLERAWPHLASASWVLADCNMPSEVLAHLVARRQGARFKLAFDAVSTPKVRRLPHDLAGIDLLFLNKDEADAYLEDDVLTPAEAAQALRARGAREVVVTLGSGGALVAGDVGVELVAAVPAQPLDVTGAGDAMIAATLCRLLAGEKLASAVRVGGLLAALTIESDASVHPELSPRFLATSMARLTELAGATAS, encoded by the coding sequence GTGTCTGCCGAGGATCTGGGGCAGCAGGAACAGGCCGTGCTGGAGGCTATCACGGCGAACCCCTTCGCCGGCCAGCAGGAGATCGCGGCCACTCTCGGATTGGCGCGCTCCACCGTGGCGGCGCATATCGTGCAACTGACGCAGAAGGGATATGTGCTCGGCCGCGGTTATGTGCTGCCCAAAGGAAAGCGCATCGTCTGCCTCGGAGGCGCGACCGTCGACCGCAAATATCGCGCGCCGGATCTGCTGATTGCCGGGACCTCCAACCCGGTCGCGGGTCATCGCGCCTTCGGCGGCGTTGCGCGCAATGTCGCGGAGAACCTCGCCCGTCTGGAGGTGGATGTGAGCCTCATCTCCATTCTTGGCGACGACGAGGCGGGCCATGCAGTGCTGCGCCATCTGCACGATCTCGGCGTCGATGCATCGCGCGTGGTGACGACGCGCGAGAAGCCGACCGCCGAATATGTGGCGGTGCTCGGCCCGGGTAATGGGCTCGTTTTCGGGCTCGCCGATATGGACATATTCGGGCTCGTCACGACGGCGCATCTCGAGCGCGCCTGGCCGCATCTCGCTTCGGCGTCCTGGGTCTTGGCCGATTGCAACATGCCGAGCGAGGTGCTGGCCCATCTCGTCGCCCGCAGGCAGGGCGCCCGTTTCAAGTTGGCCTTTGACGCCGTCTCGACCCCCAAGGTCCGTCGCTTGCCGCATGACCTTGCCGGCATCGACCTCCTCTTCCTGAACAAGGACGAGGCCGATGCCTATCTGGAGGACGACGTGCTGACACCTGCCGAGGCCGCGCAGGCGCTTCGCGCCCGGGGCGCGCGCGAAGTGGTGGTGACGCTCGGCTCCGGCGGCGCGCTCGTTGCCGGCGATGTCGGGGTCGAGCTGGTGGCTGCGGTCCCGGCGCAGCCGCTCGACGTCACGGGTGCGGGCGATGCGATGATCGCCGCTACCCTCTGCCGCCTGCTGGCCGGGGAGAAGCTCGCGAGCGCCGTCCGGGTCGGTGGGCTTCTCGCCGCCCTCACCATCGAAAGCGATGCCAGCGTCCACCCCGAATTGTCGCCGCGCTTCCTGGCGACCTCAATGGCGCGCCTTACTGAACTCGCCGGAGCCACAGCCTCATGA
- a CDS encoding pseudouridine-5'-phosphate glycosidase has translation MNTDIGRPHLAEEVAEALSRGRAVVALESTIISHGMPYPDNLTTARRVEEDVRAHGAIPATIAVIDGVLRVGLDEAMLERLGNDAEVVKASGRDLAITMLRKLSAGTTVSATMRIAELAGIAVFATGGVGGVHRGAEASFDVSADLTELGHTGTAVVCAGVKSILDIAKTLEYLETQRVPVIAYGTQDFPAFYSRASGERIDQRLDTPVEIAEAIMLHRRLGSGTGLLIANPIPEEHALPAEKIDRAIADAVSEAQASGIGGKVLTPFLLSRINELTAGESLKSNIALVRNNAALAAQIAVAHAALIA, from the coding sequence ATGAACACCGATATCGGCCGTCCGCATCTCGCCGAGGAGGTTGCCGAGGCGCTGTCCAGAGGGCGCGCGGTGGTGGCGCTCGAATCGACGATCATCTCCCATGGCATGCCCTATCCCGACAATCTCACGACGGCGCGCCGCGTCGAAGAAGATGTGCGCGCCCACGGCGCTATACCGGCAACGATCGCGGTGATCGATGGCGTCCTGCGGGTCGGGCTCGACGAGGCGATGCTGGAGCGGCTCGGCAATGACGCCGAGGTCGTCAAGGCCTCGGGGCGCGATCTCGCGATCACGATGCTGCGCAAGCTCTCGGCGGGCACCACCGTCTCGGCGACCATGCGGATCGCCGAGCTCGCCGGCATCGCGGTCTTCGCGACCGGCGGCGTCGGCGGCGTGCATCGCGGCGCCGAGGCGAGCTTCGATGTCTCGGCTGACCTGACCGAGCTCGGCCACACCGGCACCGCGGTCGTCTGCGCCGGCGTCAAGTCGATCCTCGATATCGCCAAGACGCTCGAATATCTCGAGACCCAGCGTGTGCCGGTGATTGCCTATGGCACGCAGGATTTCCCGGCCTTCTATTCGCGTGCGAGCGGCGAGCGCATCGACCAACGCCTCGACACGCCGGTCGAGATCGCCGAGGCGATAATGCTGCATCGGCGGCTCGGCTCCGGCACCGGTCTCTTGATCGCCAACCCGATCCCGGAGGAGCATGCCCTGCCCGCGGAAAAGATCGACCGTGCGATCGCGGACGCCGTCTCCGAGGCGCAGGCGAGCGGCATCGGCGGCAAGGTGCTGACACCCTTCCTCTTGTCGCGCATCAACGAGCTGACGGCGGGCGAAAGCCTGAAATCCAATATCGCGCTGGTGCGCAACAATGCGGCGCTCGCGGCGCAGATCGCAGTCGCCCATGCGGCGCTCATCGCCTGA